DNA sequence from the Desulfovibrio sp. ZJ209 genome:
GCAAAAAGGCCACATTGTCGCATTGGACGTTCATGTTACGCCCCCTCCGGCACGGTCTCGCGCGGGATGTCCACAAAAAAGTCGTCCGTCTGCTTCTTGCGCAGGCCCACCAGCGCAAGCCGCTCTTCCGGCCAGCCGAGCAACACGGCCTTGGCAAGGCTTTCCTTGACCATTATGCCCTCGGCAAAGCCCAGCTCGCGCAGGCGCGCAAGCGAGCCCTCCACCGTGACGCCGCTCTGCTGGACAATGGACGGCATCGAGACGCGGAAGCCAATCTTCCCGGCCCCCAGGTCCAGCGTTTTGCTGTCCGCAAAGAGTTCGTCCTTGCGCAGCTTGGCCCAGGTGCAGACGGCTTTTTCCAGTTCCTTGTAGCGGTCCGGCAGGCCCGCGGCCTTCTGGGCGGCGCAGGCCTTTGCCTGGTCGATTTTTTCCTTGAGCTCGACTTCAATAAGGGTCAGCTCGCGGTCGATCCCGGCCATTTCCGCCACGGCCTCTGTGGCGCCATTTATGTCCGCCACCACATAGGCGTTCACAATTCGCCGTGCCATTCCCTACGCCTCCTCGGCCGCGTCCTGCGGCGGGCAAAAGTGCGCCTCAAGCGTGCCCACGCAATCGGCCAGCGCCGAAAGGTTGATGCGCGCCATCCTGATGACCTCGTAGTCCTCTTCCTGGAGCCGCCCGGCCAGTTCGCCAAGCTGGGCGCTGATGTTGCGGATTTTCTCATGCAGCATGGTTTTTTCTCTCCTGTTTTTGTGGGTTGTAGTGGCGGCAGCCGTTACGGCACGCCCGGTAAACACTCACGGCCAGGGGCGACGCGCTCACAAAGGGCTTGCCCTGCTGTTCCTGACATTCGGCCGCGCTGATCATGCCCAGGGCGGGGCAGGCCACGATCTCGGCCATGAGCATCGCCCGCACGCGCCCTGCCAAAAAGTCCAGGCTGGCGTGGTAGCGGGCGTTAATCACCCGCGAGACCAGGGCCGGGCTTACCTTGATGCTCACGGCCACTTGGCGCACGCTTCGGGCATCGCAGGCCTGGGCCAGGCGCAATATCCAGTCCGGGACTGCCGCGCCCCAGGCGGCCTTGGCGCGCTTGACAGCGCCCCCGGCCCTCATGCCGCGCCCTCGGCGGCGTCAATGGCCTCCTGCAATGTCTGCCCGGTAGCTATTTCGCCCGTGTTGGTGTCGTAGAGCTGCTTTAGCTGCAACACCTGCGGGGCTCGGGGCCCCGTATCCTTGACAAGGCGGTACGGCTCGCCGCGCCGCTTAGGGGCCTTGAGGTAGCCACCGCGCGCAAGCCAGTAGCAATAGTGCACGGCAGTCTTTAGGCGCAGATCGAGCCCGGCAAGCTGCGCGCTGGCGACGAGGTCCTGCGCCGTAAACTCCCGGAGCACCTTCATGGCCCGCCACATACTTTGCTGCACGGGCTCGGCGACAAGGCTGCCGTCCCTGCGCACGCGCGGGGCGTCCACGCCCACGTCCAGGCGCAGCCCATACAGGGCAAAAGCTCCGGGATATTTTGGGCGCTCCAACACCTCGACGATGCCCGCCTTGCAAAGCCCCAGCAGGTAGTCCCGGACGCAATAGGTGGACAGGTCGATGCCCGCTTCTTGTGCCAAGTCCGGCACGCGAAAGCTCTTTAACTCGCGCATGGCGCGCCAGAGTTTTTCCCTGGTGGAGAGGACGCCCGCCGGGGTAAGAGTGGGGGCCTTGCGCTGACCGCTCACGCCCGCCCCCGCACCGGGGCCTCGCCCGTGTACAGGGGCCGCTTGCCCCATTCGGCGAGGTTGATGGACTTTTTGCCAAGCCCGAGGGCCGCCTGCTGCGCGCGCTCAAGGTTGACGCAAATGCGCCGCGCCACGCCCTTGCTCACCGCATGGATCTGCGCGAGCAGGTCGTCCTCGATTGCCACCTTGTCGCAGTAGAGAGCGCGCAGGGCCTTGGCGTCGTCCATTGTGGCGTATTGCGCGGGTATCCACTCAAGGACGCGGTTGTGGATGCGCTCCCAGCGGGCCAGCCCCGCGGGCAGGTGCTCCTCGCCTATGAGCAGGATGGCCGCGCCGGACGCCTCGTAGATGTCCCGCACGATTTCAATGGACGACTTGGCGACAAGGTGGTCGCACTCGTCCACGATCAGCGGGCGCCCGCTGGCCGCAAGCTGGCCAGCGACCTGCTCCTCCATGTCATAGATTGTCTTGGCGGGCACGATGCCCATGACCTTGAGGATGGCCTGGTAAACGGCCTTGCGCGTCCAACTGCTTTTGGCTTGGACGTAGTAGGCCTGGAGCTGCATGGCCGCCACGGCGGCCGCCGTGCTCTTGCCGAGCCCGGACGGCCCGTACAACACCACAATGCCGGGCAGGTGGGCCGGGCGCTTCATGGCCCCGGAAAGGGCCGAGATAGTCAGGGCCACGTTTGCCAGCGGTGCTTTGCCGCCAAGGTTGACAGTTTTTTTCGCCTCTGCCATAGTGGAGTCCTCCTGTTTTTGGCGGGGTGCGTTGGTAGTGCGGCGCGCCCCGCGTTTTATTCGTTCACGGCCCGGACCTGTTCCGGGTCGATTAGGGCAAAGCCCCGAAATTCGTTAGATTCCGTATAAATTTGTAGCCACTCCACCTGTTCAGCGGTGAGGCTTTCGCCCGCAGCCTGGCGCGCCTTGAGGCGCTTCCAGAGGGCATACTTTTCTTGCGGGTGCTCGGGGAGCCAGTTGGTGGCCTCGGCCTGCGCCAAGCTGGCGCGGGCAATTTCCAGGGCGGCCGCCACGTCAACACCCGTGCCCAGGCTTGCGGGCTCTTCCACGGCGTGCACCGCCTGCGCAGCAGCTTCCAGGGCCTCGCTTTCGTGCTCCACCACTTCCGGGGCGGCCGGGCCGGCCGCGGCCTCAATGGCGCGTGCGCGGTCCTTGTACATGGCCATGATGTCAGCCGCGGCGTGTTCGGCGTCAGTCTCCTGGGCCGCCGCATCGAGCACCTTGCGCGCGCTGGTTATGGCCGCCATTTGCTTGCGGCGTTTTTCTTTCGCAAGCTGCATCCGCTCTTCAAGGGCGAGGCCGGAGACCTCGTTAGCCACGCCCAAAAAGTCGCCGTTCTCGTCAAAAATCCACGCGCGCGTCCTGTCAGTGGGGTCCACGCGCACCTGCGCGCGCTCGCCCACATGCGGGCCCAGCGCGGCGGCGTCGTAGCGCATACCGTCCAGGCGGATGCCCTTCTTGGTGATCTCGCGCCAGCCCGAGTCCATGAGCAGCACGTCCAGGGCGCGCTCCTGCTCGCCTGTGAGGCGGCGCACTTCCCCCGTCCATGACTGGCGCACCTGCCAGGGAGTTAGACCCCGGAGTGCGCCTCGGAAGCCGCTGTGGGGCGTATGGCGGTACACGTCATCCGCCCAGGCATCGCAAAATTCCTGCAACTCCTCGGGCGTGATCGCCATCGTCAACTGGTCCGCCGTGGAGGACATGAGGCGCTTGGCAAAGGTCTCGCGTTCCCGGATTTGCTGGCGCGTGGCCACATTGTGGCCGAGGTAACAGGGGCAAATGGGCAGCAGGTGGTGGCTAAAGGTGCGGAAAACGCGCTCAATGGCGGGTTTCAAGCAGGGCTGGAAAGGTGGCAACACGTCCGGGATGATGCCGAGGTCCAAGAAAAGCCCCTGCATGGTGTTGCTCACAAATTCTTTGCCGTTGTCGGTAACGGCCACGCGGGGCACGCCCCAGTCAAGGATGCAGCGCCGCGTGAGGTTCGCCACGGTGCGCCCGGTGGAGCGCTCGGCCACCTCAAACTTTACCTCGCGGCTGTAGCAGTTGATGATGCCCACAATGGTGTAGCGCTTGCCGTCCTTGAGCATCAGGTCCGCGGGCGTGCCGTCGTATTCCCAGCGCTCGTTATATTCGGTAAGCGCTTCATAGGCGACGCCCGTTGCGGACTGGTAGCTTCCGCGCCACTTGTCCGGCGCTGTGATATAGGCCAGCAGGGAGCGGTGCGTGGCTTTCCAGTTGGCTATCCACGATTGCAGCCGCCGCAGTGACGGCACCTCTACGTCGATGCCCTTGTGGGCAAGGGCCTCAATGCGCTGGCGTATAACGGTCGCGCTGGCATTGGGATACTGGCGCACCATGCCCAAAATAGTGTTTACGACCAGGTCCTGCCTGTCGATGCAGCCCGTGCCCAGCGTTTTGCGGCCATACTTGCCGCCCAGCACGGCCACGCCCTCGGCCTTGGCGTCACTATCCCAGCGGCGCAGGGAGCTCATATTGAGCGCCGGGAGCTCGGCCCGCGTGGCCTCGGAAAGCACAATTTCCCCGGCGTTGTAGCGCCGGGCAAAGGTGGAGAGCGCCACCGTGTAGGGTAGGCCGGAGTTGGCCGCAAAGGTGCGTGCGGCCAGCGTGGCCTCGATGCGCGCGTCCGCGCGCCGCTTGGCAGAGCCCGAGAGCGTGGTGAGAGAGGCGGCCGCCCCCGCACCGCCCGGCGCACCGTGGCGCGCATGGGCGGGACCAGACACGGGGGCGGCCATGCTGGCGGCGGGATGAGTTACCGCCAGCGACGTTGTGGAGGCGCACACCTTGGCGGCAATGGCCAGGCGCGTAGGCTCGGGCATGGAGGACACAATCCACTCATGGCCCCCGCCCTTTCCCACGCGGGCGCGGGAGTTCCAGCCCTCGCGCTGGGCGCGCTTCAGTGCGTTTTTCACAGACACGTCAAGCATGTCAGCTACTTCTCGAGTGGTGTATGCTTCTCTCATTTTACGCCACTTCTTTTGCTGTCATCCGGCGCGGGTCATAAAGATATTTTTCCGGGACGCCAGCTTCGCGCAGGGCATCCAATACGACGGGGCTGTGCCCGTTGCCCGTAATCACTTTGCACACGCCCGCGCGCGTGAGGCCAAGTTGCTTGGCTATAGCTGCGCCATTTGTCCCCGCCTTTGCCAGCGCTTCATAGATGCGCCATCTGTTACGGGCACGCCGGGCCCCACACGCGGCACGGAGCGCAGGACTATCAATGCCTTTCCGGCTCATAACCCTGCCTCCAGCATCTTCTTGCGTTTGCGGGCTGCGCGCATTTCCGCGTCCAGCTTGCCCAGGTCCCGGTAGCGGCGATCCTCGTCGGTCATCACGTCGAGCCCCACGGCGCGCAGCATGGCGCGCAAAGGCGCGGGGTCGCCCGTGGCCACCACAAAGGCCAGCAAGGCCTGGATGGATGGGGGATGTGATTCATCCGAAGGCGAAAGCCACTTGTCCAGGGTATCCTTGGACACGGCGCGACTGTTTCCCGCAGTGAGCTTGAGGCCGGACATGGCCGCTACCGCGTTGATTTTGTCAGGCAGCGCCTTGCGCCCCTCCCCCTCGGCCGCGCCCGCAACGGCGCGCATGGCGGCGCGTATTTCCGCCATCACACCTGCCATCGGGGCTATGTCGTCGAGGAGGGAGAGTTGCCGCATGAGTTGGTCCCTTGAGTTGTCCAAACCTTGCACAGTCGCGGACGTTGACCTTTGCTTGCGGCGGCTGGTAAGTTGACTTGTGGGGCAACATGTCAACCGCCGGAATTTTGTTTTAGGCCAAAATATTGTTCTTGTAAACAAAATTTCGGGGTAAAACTTTAAATTTGTCCGAAATTTTATTTCCTTGCTTTTTCAGGTATTTGCTTTCAAATACGAGGAAAAAGTTAGGGTAATAGTTCGGGCAAGGAACTTTTACCCTATGAGCACCTTTGGCGAGCGCCTTAAATTGGTGAGAGGCCCAGAGACACAGGAAGCATTCGCCGCCCGCATCGGTATCCCCAAAAGTTCCATGAGTGGCTATGAAAAAGATATAAATTTACCAGGCGCGGATGTGATTTCAAAAATTTGTCTAAAACTCGATATTTCGTCCGACTGGTTACTTCTGGGAAAGGGCTCGATGCAAGGCAGGGCAGCGGAGGAACCCACTAGGAATCTAGACGCCAAGGTTTCCCCTGACGACTTGATTATGATTCCAATGGTAGAGGCTATTCTCTCCGCGGGGACAGGTAGTCTGGAAACTAGCGACCATATGGTGCGAGAATACGCCTTCCGGCGCGATTTTATTCAGCGCAAGGGTAATCCGGCGAATATGGTTTTAATGCGCGTCCGAGGCGATTCTATGCAGCCCGAGGTAATGGATAATGACATTGTGTTGTTGGACCAGTCCAAGACGCGCCCGCATCCGGGTCCGATCTTCGCCGTGGGTATTGAGGACGCCATCTATTTGAAACGAGTGGACATGCTCCCTGGCCAGGTCGTGCTTAAGAGCGTGAACCCGGACTACGCGCCTATTCATATAGATATGGGAGAGGACACAGCGGACCAATTCCGCGTCATTGGCCAGGTGTTGTGGGTAGGGCGTGAATACAAATAACAACGCCCCGCGCGTGCCACACTTGGCACGGCGCAGAGCCCTCAACGGTTACATGTTAAAATTTTTCAAAAAAATATAACGTATAGATATATCAGGCAATATTTGTTTTGCCCAGTAACAGGTTCGGTTGCAGGTTGTGCCGGAGAAGTTGCAACCTTGCGTGTAGCCACAAGCAAGCCCGTGCGTGTCGCTTTTGGCACTCCGTAGGGCGTTGGCAGGGTCCAACTTCATTTTTTCTCATTTTTTCTATCCTATAGAAAATATAAAGAAAAAGGCTCTCTACCACCTGTCCAGCTTGTGTCCATCTTTCGCCAGAAGTCGGACACGCCGTCCAGCCGTTTGACGGCCTCACAAGTGCTATTTTAGGGCGCCAATTATTTTCAAAATGAGTTTCGCGGGGGCGGATTTTTTTCAAACTAAGTTTCGCACAGGGTAAAACTTCCACGCGACGCTTTTTTCTTGCCACGCGCCCGCAAGTCCGCGCCAGCCGTGGCTTTCCATTCCACCACGTCCCGCTAAGTCCCGCTATATTCCGGTTCCTCTAATTTTCAATCTAAGTGTCGCTGCACACCCGTGGCCCGCGAGGGGCAGGCCCTCGCCTGGGTGACGCCCCAAGAAGCCGCCGCGCTGCCCTTCCTGCCGGCGGACGCGGATATTTTGCGGGAATTGCAGGCTCAGGAGGGCATGGCAGCGGCCGTTGCTCCCACCCTCAGCTAAGGATCCACTCCAGCACGGCGTCGGCCAGAAGGGCCGCGGCCTGGGTCACGCGCGGGGCCAGCGGCGGCGCTTCGGCCACATCCGTTGCAAAATCCCCCACCAAAACAAGGTTGCCGAGGCGCCGGCGGCGCATGGGCGCCCCGC
Encoded proteins:
- a CDS encoding transcriptional regulator, with translation MRAGGAVKRAKAAWGAAVPDWILRLAQACDARSVRQVAVSIKVSPALVSRVINARYHASLDFLAGRVRAMLMAEIVACPALGMISAAECQEQQGKPFVSASPLAVSVYRACRNGCRHYNPQKQERKNHAA
- a CDS encoding Mu transposase C-terminal domain-containing protein; its protein translation is MLDVSVKNALKRAQREGWNSRARVGKGGGHEWIVSSMPEPTRLAIAAKVCASTTSLAVTHPAASMAAPVSGPAHARHGAPGGAGAAASLTTLSGSAKRRADARIEATLAARTFAANSGLPYTVALSTFARRYNAGEIVLSEATRAELPALNMSSLRRWDSDAKAEGVAVLGGKYGRKTLGTGCIDRQDLVVNTILGMVRQYPNASATVIRQRIEALAHKGIDVEVPSLRRLQSWIANWKATHRSLLAYITAPDKWRGSYQSATGVAYEALTEYNERWEYDGTPADLMLKDGKRYTIVGIINCYSREVKFEVAERSTGRTVANLTRRCILDWGVPRVAVTDNGKEFVSNTMQGLFLDLGIIPDVLPPFQPCLKPAIERVFRTFSHHLLPICPCYLGHNVATRQQIRERETFAKRLMSSTADQLTMAITPEELQEFCDAWADDVYRHTPHSGFRGALRGLTPWQVRQSWTGEVRRLTGEQERALDVLLMDSGWREITKKGIRLDGMRYDAAALGPHVGERAQVRVDPTDRTRAWIFDENGDFLGVANEVSGLALEERMQLAKEKRRKQMAAITSARKVLDAAAQETDAEHAAADIMAMYKDRARAIEAAAGPAAPEVVEHESEALEAAAQAVHAVEEPASLGTGVDVAAALEIARASLAQAEATNWLPEHPQEKYALWKRLKARQAAGESLTAEQVEWLQIYTESNEFRGFALIDPEQVRAVNE
- a CDS encoding S24 family peptidase encodes the protein MSTFGERLKLVRGPETQEAFAARIGIPKSSMSGYEKDINLPGADVISKICLKLDISSDWLLLGKGSMQGRAAEEPTRNLDAKVSPDDLIMIPMVEAILSAGTGSLETSDHMVREYAFRRDFIQRKGNPANMVLMRVRGDSMQPEVMDNDIVLLDQSKTRPHPGPIFAVGIEDAIYLKRVDMLPGQVVLKSVNPDYAPIHIDMGEDTADQFRVIGQVLWVGREYK
- a CDS encoding XRE family transcriptional regulator encodes the protein MSRKGIDSPALRAACGARRARNRWRIYEALAKAGTNGAAIAKQLGLTRAGVCKVITGNGHSPVVLDALREAGVPEKYLYDPRRMTAKEVA
- a CDS encoding host-nuclease inhibitor Gam family protein, producing MARRIVNAYVVADINGATEAVAEMAGIDRELTLIEVELKEKIDQAKACAAQKAAGLPDRYKELEKAVCTWAKLRKDELFADSKTLDLGAGKIGFRVSMPSIVQQSGVTVEGSLARLRELGFAEGIMVKESLAKAVLLGWPEERLALVGLRKKQTDDFFVDIPRETVPEGA
- a CDS encoding AAA family ATPase produces the protein MAEAKKTVNLGGKAPLANVALTISALSGAMKRPAHLPGIVVLYGPSGLGKSTAAAVAAMQLQAYYVQAKSSWTRKAVYQAILKVMGIVPAKTIYDMEEQVAGQLAASGRPLIVDECDHLVAKSSIEIVRDIYEASGAAILLIGEEHLPAGLARWERIHNRVLEWIPAQYATMDDAKALRALYCDKVAIEDDLLAQIHAVSKGVARRICVNLERAQQAALGLGKKSINLAEWGKRPLYTGEAPVRGRA